The following is a genomic window from Oncorhynchus kisutch isolate 150728-3 linkage group LG6, Okis_V2, whole genome shotgun sequence.
CACAAGGACTTATTGGCAGGGGAGATAGAGCAGAGTGGAGCGGAGTTGAAATACATTGAGTAATTGGCTTTTCCCAAATGTTCAGTCTCCATCTCTATCTAATTTAACCCAAAATCAAATGTTTCTGTTGTTTCTGCTTCTTTTTAACCTGCAATACAGCCTATTGATAGGCCAAGTAGATTCTGTACAGGGAATAGTCTAATATCTGAACCAATCTCTTCATAATGAGCATATGTTCTTGATACACTCCTCAGAACCCAACCCCGGTAACCAAGACAACCCGCCATGAAACCTTGGAGCGTAAATTACAAGCAAATGAGTTCCAAACGATGGCAGGCTGAGGCAGGGAGACTTGCAGGCGGTAAGGCAAACAGGCAGTCATGTAGGCAGTCTTGGCAGGCAAAGAACCAGGCAGGCAGTGTGCTGTGCCTCTGCAGTCAGATCAGTAGGGATTAACCCATTCGGTGATACAAATGTACCCTAATCATTCCTATTTGGTCCTGTGACTAATCAATGTGAGCAGAATGTGTTGCTTTTGGAACAGCTGGGTGGAGCTTACTAAAGCAGCCCTAACCCTCCAGTGCCTGTAACGACTATACAGATTGTTcccacagaataaaacaatgggCTTTAAAGGCTGATCTGCCCTGtattaatatacagtgccttgcgaaagtattcggcccccttgaactttgcgaccttttgccacatttcaggcttcaaacataaaccataaacctgatggagtctgcaaaagacctgagactgggacggagatttgtcttccaacaagacagtgatccaaaacataaagcaaaatctacaaatctacaaaataaacatatccaggtgttagaatggccaagtcaaagtccagacctgaatccaatcgagaatctgtggaaagaactgaaaactgctgttcacaaatgctctccatccaacctcactgagctcgaagctgttttgcaaggaggaatgggaaaaaatttcagtctctcgatgtgcaaaactgatagagacataccccaagcgacttacagctgtaatcgcagcaaaaggtggcgctacaaagtattaacttaagggggctgaataattttgcacgcccaatttttcagtttttgatttgttaaaaaagtttgaaatatccaataaatgtcgttccacttcatgattgtgtcccacttgttgttgattcttcacaaaaaaaatacagttttatatctttatgtttgaagcctgaaatgtggcaaaaggtcgcaaagttcaagggggccgaatactttcgcaaggcactgtatgttagctagctggctaaggctatccaacactggaactcttccaagtcaaggcaaGCTTTCGATTGTGTTAATTTATTGCCACCTttgcccgccggtgtaactgctaaactgtttgctgtacactgtactacatgattgtagcgggtttactaacgcatttgttctagtagctatgtttactatgacgttagctaatatgctGACAACAATTTAATGtcggctgtgtgtagcggttagccgttatggtatgaaggtttggcttagAGTTTTTtacacctggtcacagacagtcgttgtgttgtgcactgaaatcCACAAGccaagggaaaaggtgagaggagaagagcacatagatgcaagaaggaattatacaatgagAAAAGTGATGATGCTGTTTGTATCTGGCTGTTATTAAAACCTCTTTCGGCTAGGGGGAGcaagaagcaaggatatgcatattattagtagatttggatagaaaacactgaagtttctaaaactgtttgaataatgtctgtgagtataacagaactggtttggcaggcaaaacccggagcacaatccatccagggaaaaACAATTTTGAGCTAAATCTGTTTTCCATAAGATTTCTATGGCAAtccctttttaatagaaatatgcttgcagttcctatggcttccactagatgtcaacagtctttagaaattggtttatgtttttcctttgagaaatatAGAAATAGCCCTGTGTCACTCCAGATACACTCTAATGGTTTGGTGCGCGCGACCTGGAACGTGCTTCACTTTGTTTTTGTCCGGTATTGAGCACAGTATTTCCCATCttaaattataattattatttacgttttaggatatgtttggacaaagtttacaggtaacttattagatacagtggggcaaaaaagtatttagtcagccaccaattgtgcaagttctcccacttaaaaagatgagagaggcctgtaattttcatcataggtacacttcaactatgacagacaaaatgaatttatttgcaaatccaggtgtcgcccatcttccccaattttcccctgggtatttatacctgtgttttctgtgccagttcatcttgtttgtcaagcttaccagcgtttGTCCTGTCAGCCCCTCtcttttcccagcctctctttttctcgtcctcctggtttttgacccttgcctgtcctgaccctgttcactaattggtcttttgaccaattagATCTGATGTAATTGGTCAAATGTATCAGATTTGggatgcctgtgtaaacgcagccatagtGTTTGATAGTCAAATATTCTACATACATTCAATGAATGACAATAACAAGAGTAATTCAAAACAATTTGTGGCATTTACATTTTTCATGGACAAATAATTCAAAATTGATTGTgaagcttaaataaataaaatatatttaacctttatttaagatTAATTACATTACCTtaagatgatttggacatgatgcaTGTTTGGACATGACACACAGAAAATGCTAATATCTTGGATATTGACTTGAATTGTTTGGTGCCACAAACACTAAAAAGTTACAATTTGGAAATAGTGGACTGGTAAACAAGACCAAAGCATGGTGTGCTGTATTACCTTGTCCATATTCTGcctacagggtaaggaaaccaatatgtaattttgtaatttgggcgAACTATGCCTTTAACTTGTTCATGAAATAGTTGAAAAGATATAAATGATATGGCTAGATGAAATGTTGGTAGAAAACAGGgcccttaaaacttcttagggatagggggcagtattttcacgtccggatgaaaagcgtgcccaaagtaaactgcatgttactcaggcccagaagctatggtatgcatataattggtatattTGGAGAGAAAGCACTCAAAAGTttgtaaaactgttaaaataatgtctgtaagtataacagaactgatttggcaggcaaaacccagaggacaaaccatccagaggAAAGAATTTGAGGTCATAGTATTTCCCAATGGTTTTCTATGAGAGGCCCTATTTAAtaggaacctggttgcagttcctatgtttcgatgtttttcttttgagaaatgaagaggTATGGCTGTTCTTTGTAAGTGTCACTCTGAAGGTCTCTAGTATTTTGGTGCGTGTGAACTGGAACGCCCTTCACGTTGTTTTTGTCCGGTATTGGaaacagtttatcccgtcttaaatttgatcgattatttacgtttatTTACGTTTTAGGTTGTATTAGGAACGTTgattgaaatgtttggaccaactttacaggtaacttattagatactttgtagtcatgttgggtgagttggaaccggtgtatttctgaatcaaacgcgccaaataaattgacattttggggatataaaaaaggaatttatcgaacaaaacgaccattcattgtgtcactgagacatttgggattgcaaaaagaagaagatcttcaaaagtaagggatttattatatcgttatttctgacttttgtgtcgccacctgcctggttgaaaattatttgcatgtgtttgtatgcggggcgctgtcctcagataattgcatggtctgctttcgccgtaaagcatttttgataTCTGACactgcggctggattaacaagaagtgaagctttattttgatgaattACACTTATATTTTTGTGAATCTTGAATCTtgatatttctgtagtttgaatttggcgcactgcaatCACTAACAGGTTTAAAAGAAATATACACTCATCAATACACATTTAGCAAAACTtgatgcactaactgtaagtcgctctggataagaacgtctgctaaatgacaaaaatgtaaagtgTAAATGTTCAGTATTTTAGTGATGGGGTGTTATTATCGTCACACTTCCATTCTGAGACCTATCAGAATGAAACCACTCATTTGATAAGGTTTCAGAGGTTTCTTGGGAAAGGTATCCATTTCAAACTGCTTGTTCCTTTTCCTGAGTTGAGCAGTGGTAGTCTAAGAGTGAATTGAGCTTTGTATTTACAGAATGTCACTGCATTTATGCGCATTGAGCGTGGAAAATGCGCTctacagaaataataataattataattattgttCAGCATGTCCTTTTTTTGCATTTGTGAGAATAAGAGACAAGAGAATTATGTTTGCTTTTTCGTTATTTGTTTGACGTTTAAAATAAGTGAATAGAACTAGAATTACTAGAGCAGACATTCCATTAATTATTCCATTATTCCATTGCACTGTCAAATTGCAGTGGTGTGAGGGGCTTTGTCCATTCTAGATGTCCTATTTTTATGGCTCCTACATTGCTTAGAAGGAAAGTAACACAAGGTCTGTGTCTACACAGGCAGCCCATTTCTGATCTTTTTTCCCCTAATTGATCTTTTGCCCAATCaaattttttttcattttgaaatgtatttttcagagctgatttgattggtcaaaagatcaattagtggaaaaaatatcacaattggtctgcctgtgtaaatgtagTCATAGAGGCTAGAAGGGTACTTAatggggcaatcagcagttgaaacaattaCAACGCGTACACCCCACCCCTGTTTCTGTAAAAATATAAACGGGTGGGGCTAGACCACTCTCAAagtcatagacagagctatggatgcaagggttGAACATTATTGATATCAACATTTTACTTTGACTAGGTTTTTAGGCTAtttggtgtttgtttacaaacattggagtaaaaataagcttatttggggttctgttggggtacaacagttgaattTAGCTCATGAGGCATATGTTGTATTCTTAAAAAATCAATGagtacatatcattaatttctatgttcaaaaatggatgtagcaaatgCTGATTGCTCCTTTAAGTTCAAATGTACATTTCCATTTCCAAGCAGGGGATCAGAAAATAGTTGACTCCTCTTATCCAAACAAAACTCCAATCCACCCAATATGACAGTCATCACATACCAGGAGATAACTTTGAGAAAATGAAGCTGTCAGCGAGAGTGTTCAGATTTTCTGACATATAAATGAACCCAAGCTGTTGTCACAACACTTCAATATTTAATCAGTTACACAGTGACTTCTCTATCATCATGAGATGAGTTTATCATATGGGGTTAGTGTGGTGCTTATCATTGCTCTATAGCACCACTATGTGGCTTTAGTGGAGTACATCTATGCCAACCAGCCAGTTGATCTTCAGactgtttctttttttaaatgacagaTATTACAGTAAGCATGAGAGGAATGTGTAAGTGGTGGATGgctataaaaaaatgtattgttttactTGGAATGCCTTGATTAGAGTAATCTAGACACTGGCTCCCAGTAATCTAGACATTGGCTCCCAGTAATCTAGACATTGGCTCCCAGTTCCTTTTCTACACACCAATAATAAAGAATATACcgttccagtcaaaagtttggacacacctactcgttcaagggtttttctgtttctttcttttttactattttctatatgtagaataatagtgaagacatcaaaactaggaaataacacatatggaatcatgtagtaacctaaaaagtgttaaacaaatatattttatatttgagattcttcaaagtagccaccctttgataacagctttgcacgctcttagCATTATCTATAACTTAAGTATGCTGTTTTATGAATACGACCCAGGAGAGTTATCAGACATATTGGACTCAGACATGAGTCACAGATGTGTGTGTTATGGCATCCTCACTGAAGACATTCTCAAATATTTTACGGAAAGAGACCCTGACCCTCTCCTTGAAGTCCTGGCCCATAAACACATACAGGACAGGGTTGAGGCAGCTGTTGACATAGGCCAGAGAGATGGCCAGGGGGTACCAATTCCAGGCTTCACCTGCCGAGGCAAACCTACCATACCCAATCACCATACCTATGGTGTGATACGGCAGCCAGCACACAAAGAATGCTGCCACCACAGCCAGAATGAGCCAGAAGGTCCTCTGAGACTTGAAGTGAGCGCTGCTCACCCTCCTGCCGATGAGCAGGTAGCAGACAGCGATGACCGTCAGGGGAACGAGGAAGCCGAGGACCAGCCTGGGAACATGGGTGGCTTTGATGGCAGAAAAGAAGCCCCTAATGTTGTTTTCGCCAAGGGGGTGTACAGAGGTGCACATAATAATTTCATCATTGTCGACACTATCAATGGTCCCATTATGAATCATGGTGGGGAGGCTGAGGAGCAAGGCCAGGACCCAGGCCAGACCACACAGCAACCAGGCCAGGGTGATGCTCCGGTGGTTCTGGGCCAAgacaggcaggatgatcaggacAAATCGGTCCAGGCTGATGAGAACCAGGGTGAAGACGCTGGCAAACATGTTGAGATACATGACAGAGGGGATAACCTTACACATAGCCTCTCCGAATGGCCAGTGTTGGTTCAATATGATTTCAACCAATGAGAAGGGTATGGAGATACAGCAGAGGAGGTCTGCTACAGCCAGGTTTACAAACCAGACTGTGTTGACTGTTCTCTTCATCTTCACTCCAGCTATCCAGATGACAAATGAGTTTCCTGGGATACCGAGGACACAGGTTATGCTGTAGATGACTATGGACACCACCCGTATGGACTGAATTAGCTGCTCTGATTGAGCAGTTTGAATGAACATGTCATAATAATCCTCCAAGTACTCCTCTGAGAAATTCATGTTGTCACTAGGGGAGGAATTGTTTGATACACAATGTCACTCATTGTAAAACACACCATTTTCTAAATGTATGTTTTAACTTAACTTAGCATTGCAGTAAGGGTTCTCAGTGAGGTCATTCTTATAACCAGTCATAATTAATGTCAATGGTCTTGCTGTTTATATACCATGTGGCTGCATTAATGAACAGAATTGAAATTCAAACATTAGCACCTTCAATGTGGAAAATGTTGGTCCTTAGTTTCTATTGTCATGAAACAGAGGGGTGTCAAATCCTCTTCACAAAGTTAAACAAATATTAGAAAATAATACTATCAATTATTTTTCCCAAGTTAATTATTTAAAAGGAGCTACGTAAGAGCACACCTAAAATTCAACTGAACATTTATATCAAACTCACCTCTTCCTTCAGGTCTCTGTTCTGATTTGGTCACTTATCTTTAAGGTGTTTTGTTTTTGAGGGATAGAACGTGGCAGGGAGGGACTAAATCGATGGGACGGAAAGTGACAAAATGCATATTAAAGTCAAAGAAAGAAGAAGTATTGAAAGTACCCGCTGGAcacaccacatcatttcaacgtagataattgggtaatatttggttgagacattGAGACGACAACCAACTCAAAAAGACAGGCAAAAGTTAGCTGAATGTTCAATGAGTTATTACTATGCATTCAACCATCTAAATGCACAACTAAATTCCAATATAAAAACAATGTATACTTGTCGATTTAGTTGTCAGCCAAATGTTTATCACTGCTCTTTCAATCATTTAAAAATACAgaaaagttcaaatgggaatacaatgtcagatattttatttatttatacaataTATTATGTTGTccctgtgcttcatctaatagcagaaccaaactacctggattgcagttgagattacattaaaagtacatggcGAAAGTAATCAAAGCCATtcgagattctgcacagattattacagcacttgtgaagatctccacagacctgcctCAACCTATGCATGCCATCTTAtactcaaaatgtggccatggatgtgttactcattttaaggctGAATGTttggctatttactgtattacaaaagtaatattgtgtttggttgacaatgcaaccaaatatcaacatttaaaggagacgTACCCTACTGTTTGGATAGTTTAATCTGAACCACTGGCTTGATCCCATTCATTAACTTCATTAACTTAATTCAATTTTTGGTTTTAATGTGACTACAACATTTCATTTGTTAACATGTAGACAAGTTATTAGGCTATTTATTGTATTCCAAAGGGGA
Proteins encoded in this region:
- the LOC109892050 gene encoding C3a anaphylatoxin chemotactic receptor-like, translated to MNFSEEYLEDYYDMFIQTAQSEQLIQSIRVVSIVIYSITCVLGIPGNSFVIWIAGVKMKRTVNTVWFVNLAVADLLCCISIPFSLVEIILNQHWPFGEAMCKVIPSVMYLNMFASVFTLVLISLDRFVLIILPVLAQNHRSITLAWLLCGLAWVLALLLSLPTMIHNGTIDSVDNDEIIMCTSVHPLGENNIRGFFSAIKATHVPRLVLGFLVPLTVIAVCYLLIGRRVSSAHFKSQRTFWLILAVVAAFFVCWLPYHTIGMVIGYGRFASAGEAWNWYPLAISLAYVNSCLNPVLYVFMGQDFKERVRVSFRKIFENVFSEDAITHTSVTHV